CGACCACGCCCATGGCAAAGGCCACGGGCATGCGCGTGGCGAAAAGTAGGAGCATGATCGCGATGCCCAGAAATCCGATACCAGCCGGGCTCATGATTTTCTCCATTGACGCACAAAGAGTACGAAATCGACAAGCATGGTCAACGTGCCCACGGCGAAGCAGGCGCAGAGCGCATACAGGAGCAGGTATTCGGGCAGACCCAAATTCATGGAGACTTCGCCCGAAAGGTGCTTGTCCCGCGCATAAGCGCCCATCATGAACGTAACCACGGCAAAAAAGAGAATGGACAGGAGCTCGCGCAGCAGCTTGAGCCTACGCCGCACCGTGGTCGACATCAGCTGCACGAAGACCTCCACCCCGATGTGCGAACGATGGGAATGGGCATACGGCAAGGACAGCCCCAAGGCCAGAACAGCCAAAAAGGTGACGACCTCCTCGGAGCCGAAAATGGGGCTGCGATTGAGTCGCCCGGTAATGTCGGCCACGGTCAGAAGCGCCATGCCCAGGAGGCACAGGCATCCGCCGATGCGCATCACGTTTCCGATGCGGGCCAGAATCTTTTCAACGATCTCCACGAACACTCTCCCGTTCTTGCATGACACAGGGGCAGGAGCCTTGCGGCTCGTGCCCCTGCAACTATCCGACAAAACCAGACTATTTCAAATTGGCGCGCATGAACTCAAGCACGGCCTTGCCGTCCGCTCCGACCTTGGCGCATTCGGCCTCGTATTCGCCGAAGATGGGTTCCATGGCCTTGGTCCAGCGCTCGGCCTCGGCCGGGTCCAGGGTGACCGCGGCGTTACCCTGCTGGGCCAGGAAAAATTCCAAACCTTCCTTGTCGCTGTCATCCCAGGCCTGCCCGTGCTTGGGCGTCCATTCACGGCTGACCTCGGTCATGGCCTGCTGCGCTTCCGGGGAAAGGGACGCCCAGACATCCTTATTGATGACCACGAAAAAGGTCGTCGTGTAGGCCACGGCGGTGGTGTCCGTCAAATAGTCTACAACTTCGCCCATTTTCCAGCCCTTGTTGGTTTCAACGGGATAGATTCCACCGTTGACCACGCCCTTCTGAATGGACTGGTAGGAGTCGGGCATGGACATGGCCACCGGATTGCCGCCCAGGGCGGTGATAACGCTCGCGCTGTTGCCGGTGGCGCGGATCTTCATGCCTTTGATCTCTTCCATGGATGTGACGGGCTTGCCTGCGGTGTGCAGTTTGCCCGGTCCATGCGCATGGAAATACAGGACATGCACATCGTCGAATTCCTTGGGCTTGAACTGTTCGTACACGGCATTGGCCAGGGCCGTCGCCTGCACGCCGCTGGTGTAGCCCATGGGCAGATCGACGCCGGAAAGGACCGGGAAGCGGCCCTTGGTGTAACCGAGGGCGGAGAGACCGATGTCGGAAATGCGCTGCACCACGCCGTCATAGCAATCCTTGGGCTTGGTCAGGGTTCCTGCCGGGTAGTAGTCGATGACGACCTGTCCGTTGGAACGGGCCTCGACCTCGCGGCACCACTCTTCGGCCAGGATCGACTGGACATGGGTCGGGGGAAAAAAATTGCTGTAGGACAGCTTGACCGGTCCGGCGGCCATGGCCTGCGCCGAAAATCCCAGAACAATGAAAGCCAGGGTCGCGACCCGTAAAAACAGTCTCATGACAACAATCCTCCGTGTGAAAAAGTAGGGCCGCGCACCATGCGCGAGCCTGATTATTCCTGGTCATCCAGGGCGTTGGCCAGAGCAAGTTTCATGGCTGCCCGGCGGAAATCCTTGCGGTCGATGGTCCCCGTCCCGAGCAGGGAATGGATCAAAAAACCCTCAAACAGGGCAGTATTCAAAGCTCCGATCTTGCGCGCCGGATAGCCGCTTTTGACGTAGGGCGCGACGATGTCGTCAAAAATCTCGTTGGAGAGGCGATAGAGGGACTGATTGAGCTGGGCCCGCAAATTCTCGTTGCGGGAAGCGTGGATGGTGAACTCAAGAAAGACCGAACTCCAGTTGCGGTCGTCGATCATGGTCTCCAGAAAATCGAGAATGCGGTCCATGACCTCCGGCAGACTGCGGGCATCCCGCAGAGCTGCATCGCGCATGGCGCGGTAGGACTGCATCTTGTCCGCGATGATGGCCAGCATGATCTCATCCTTGCTCTGCCAGTGCCGGTAGAAATTGCCCTTGGCATAGCCCGCTTCGGAGGTGATCTCGGCCACGGTGGTAGCCACGAACCCCTTGGCGGCGAACAGTTTTTCCGCCGAATCCAGCAGTTCGCGCTGCGTCTGGAGTGATTTTTCCTGCTGTTTTCTGGCCACGGGGCTCCTTTTTGGATCATGGTCACAAAGTGACCAAAAGTCATTTTGTGACCATCTATTCGTAGAGCCCGCATCTGTCAAGCGTATGCTTCCCTCAGGATTTCTTGACACCCCCCAAGGCCGCGACTAGCGTCTTTTCCACTTCGGATACCTTAGGGTGTAAAAGGGAATCCCGTGCAAATCGGGAGCGGACCCGCCGCCGTAAGTTTCAAAAAAGCCATGCTCCACGCTGTCCACTGGGATCGGTTCCGGGAAGGACGAGAATGGTGAAACGAGCCGGAAGACCTGTCCGAGGTCCAGTCATAAGTCTGTGCTGCCTGCAACGGGGGTTTTGCGGGCCGCGCCATTGGACAGCCGTCCTCTTTCCACTCACTGCCCCCGCCAAACCTGGAGGTCTCATGTTCAAAGCCTCGCATGTTTGCGGACTCTTTCTTTTCTTTTTTCTGCTCGCCCTGTGCGGCCCGGCCGTGGCCGGGCACAAGGAACGGCCCCCAAAAAAGGGCATTCTGCTGGTGGCCTTCGGCACCACCGTGCCCGAAGCCCGCAGCGCCCTGGACCATATCGGGGAAAAGGCTGCGCAGCGCTTTTCCGGCCTTGAAATTCGCTGGGCCTATTCTTCGCGCATCGTGCGCGAAAAGCTCGCCGCCCAGGGACAGCACTTCGACTCCCCGGCCATGGCCCTGGCGCGGATGATGGACGACGGCTTCACGCATGTAGCCGTGCAGTCGCTGCACACCATC
This DNA window, taken from Desulfomicrobium sp. ZS1, encodes the following:
- a CDS encoding TRAP transporter small permease, which encodes MEIVEKILARIGNVMRIGGCLCLLGMALLTVADITGRLNRSPIFGSEEVVTFLAVLALGLSLPYAHSHRSHIGVEVFVQLMSTTVRRRLKLLRELLSILFFAVVTFMMGAYARDKHLSGEVSMNLGLPEYLLLYALCACFAVGTLTMLVDFVLFVRQWRKS
- a CDS encoding TRAP transporter substrate-binding protein, with the protein product MRLFLRVATLAFIVLGFSAQAMAAGPVKLSYSNFFPPTHVQSILAEEWCREVEARSNGQVVIDYYPAGTLTKPKDCYDGVVQRISDIGLSALGYTKGRFPVLSGVDLPMGYTSGVQATALANAVYEQFKPKEFDDVHVLYFHAHGPGKLHTAGKPVTSMEEIKGMKIRATGNSASVITALGGNPVAMSMPDSYQSIQKGVVNGGIYPVETNKGWKMGEVVDYLTDTTAVAYTTTFFVVINKDVWASLSPEAQQAMTEVSREWTPKHGQAWDDSDKEGLEFFLAQQGNAAVTLDPAEAERWTKAMEPIFGEYEAECAKVGADGKAVLEFMRANLK
- a CDS encoding TetR/AcrR family transcriptional regulator — its product is MARKQQEKSLQTQRELLDSAEKLFAAKGFVATTVAEITSEAGYAKGNFYRHWQSKDEIMLAIIADKMQSYRAMRDAALRDARSLPEVMDRILDFLETMIDDRNWSSVFLEFTIHASRNENLRAQLNQSLYRLSNEIFDDIVAPYVKSGYPARKIGALNTALFEGFLIHSLLGTGTIDRKDFRRAAMKLALANALDDQE